From the Alteromonas sp. CI.11.F.A3 genome, the window GAACGGCACCTGCGTGAGCCTTAGTGGCATCAAAATCCTCTTCTTTTACGATGAAACCGCCACCAATGCTGTAGTACGTTTGCTCGCACAGCAATGTGTCGTTTTCGTAGACGTAAAAGGTAAGTGCATTGGCATGTTTGGGAAGTGTTTTACGTCGGTGAAAAACAATCGCATTTTTGTTTGGAAACAAAATGGGCTTCTCGCCATTGAGGTACAAAGACTCTTGGTTTCGTACATCTTCTAGCAGTGGCTCTATTTTATTTACGTCAATGCTTTCAGGCATTTCACCAGATAGCCCAAGGATCACGGCTTTACCTGTTCCGTGACCAATACCGGTTTGACCTAAAGAACCAAACAATTCCACTTTAACTGAGGTGATTTTTGAAAACAGCGCGGTGTCTGTTGCAAGTGTTTTAGCAAATTCAGCACCCGCCCGCATGGGGCCAACGGTGTGTGAGCTTGAAGGGCCAATACCCACGCTAAACATATCAAAAACACTAATCATAAAATTACACCAGTCTAAATTACTAATAAGTAGATCATGCATGTAGACGGGCTTAACTACAATACAGAAAAGCTAATCAATTGATTAGAATTGCTAATGTGGTGTAAAGAAATATTTAACCACACCCAATTAAGAGCACGCCGAGGCAAGTGTATTTAAGCGTTGGTAAGCTTAAGGATGAATATGGTGAGACAGGTTACGTAATATGGCAGCCGTAGCGCCCCAAATCATATGTTCATTCCACGGAATAAAGTAGATAGGCGATGAACGCTTACCTTTGCGCGCGGTATGAATAAGGTGATTTTTGCGGTCCAGCACATGGGCTAATGGAACCTCGAAAGCACTTTCTACTTCGTTAGGGTCGATAACGGGCGTAAAACTGGGTTCAACAAAACCCACAACCGGCGCTATTTGATAACCGCTTACTGTCCTGTAATTCGGCAACACCCCAATAATTTCTACGTTTTCAGAAGGCATGCCTATTTCTTCACGGGCTTCACGAAGTGCAGCGTCGAAAACGCTGTTGTCTACTTCATCTACCGCGCCACCGGGAAAACTAATTTGGCCTGGATGATGACGTAAGTGGTGTGCACGCTCTGTGAGCAAAACTGTCAGCTCATTACCATAGTCCATTAGCGGAATTAATACCGCAGCTGGTCTGCCTCTAGATTTAAGCGGGTAATCGGGCTCTCTGTGCGTTTGACGCAAATGATGAAATTGGCGGAGGAAATCAGCTCTGTTCACGGCCTGCTCCAAAATGGGAGGTTAGCACTGGCAGAATTTTAGACACTTTATCCAAGGTTTCTTTGTACTCGTCATTAGCCACTGAATCTAAAACAATACCACCACCAGCCCAGCAATGCAGCTGGTTATTCTCCCCAAGCAGCGTTCGAATACAAATACTTGAGTCCATATCTTCACGAAAGCCCATATAAAAAATACTGCCGCAATAGATATTTCGTCTATGCACTTCAAGTTCGTCGATAATCTCCATCGCCCTAATTTTAGGTGCACCTGTAATAGAACCGCCAGGGAACGAGGAGGCAAGTAAATCTAATGGGGTCGCGTCGTCGTTAAGTTCGCCAACAACAGTGCTCACTAAGTGGTGTACTGCTTCATAGCTCTCTAGCGCAAATAACTCAGGCACTTTCACTGAATGGGGCTTACAGTGCTTTGAAAGATCATTTCGCAGTAAATCGACAATCATAAGGTTTTCGGCACGATCTTTTGAAGCAGTCAGCAAAGACTGAGCGCTTCGCGCATCTTCTGCTTCATCACTGAACCGTGGGCGCGTGCCTTTAATCGGTTTAGTTTCCACCACGCCCTGCTTCACGCTAATAAAGCGTTCGGGGGATATACTTAAAATAGTGCTGTTTTTTAATTGAATGAATGCGGAAAAGGGCGCTTGGTTGCTTTCACGCAGAGCGCGATAGGCTTGCCAGCAGTCGCCAGTGTATGTAGCTGAGAATCGCTGCGCCATGTTAACTTGATAACAATCGCCGGCTTTTAAATAGTCATGAATGCGTTCAATACAGTCAATGTAGGCTTCTTTAGTTAGGTTAGACTTCCATTCACTGGTTAATGAAAATGACGTTTTGGTATCATCTTCACCTTGTACTTTCTCATCATTGATAGAGGTTAAACAGGCCTGATTGGTATCATCAGCACCATCTGTAAAATCAGTATCAGAACTGGGCTGTGTAATAAAGTCAGGTGGGGTAGTTTCACCTTTTGCCGAACAAAAATATAGGGTGCCTGTTACCGTATCCTCAATTAACGAAGACAGGTATAGCCCTACGGAAAAATCGGGGGTGGTATAAGTTTGCGCCGCTTTCGCCGGAAGCTTTTCGTAATACCGCCCCGCATCGTAGCCTGCAAAACCGGCTACACCTACTATAAAAGGGAGTTGGTTTGCTAACGATTGACTAGGTTCATCTACCTCAAGGTTGGCCACAGAGCCATGAAGGTAGTGTGTTACGGCTTCAAAAGGTAGAAGGTCGGTTGCAAATGCCTCATCACCAGCTAACTGCACTAAAGCCGCTTCGCCATGTTTGGCCGTTACGGTAGCGCTCGGTTCCCATACCATCACATTGTAGCGACCATTGCTTTTTGTCGAGCCACAAGTATCAAGCAAAATGGCTCCCGTGCGGTGGGCTACCCGCTCAAAAATATCTACAAGACAAAGGGAAGGCGATGTGCTGATTGGCGTAATGGTAATTAGCGATGTTGCGGGCATTAAAAACTAACTCTATACATCAGGTTAAGAAGAATGTTGTTGGCACTGAAGCAGCGTTAATTGGCAACTGAACGGTTAATTTAACAGTATTTGAACGGTATCAATCAGATAACGTTAGCTAAGCGCGTTAAATTTAACAGCACAAGTTTGTTTTATCGCAAAGCTTCACCCATATTTTACATGGTACGGTGCTAACAGATGCGCTAGTATACGCTTTTTTAGCAGGCTAAGACCACGAAAGCAAAATAAAAAAAGAGGATGTCATGACCGTTATCCGCCAACAGGACTTCATTGATAGCATTGAAGATTCCCTACAGTTTATCTCTTACTATCACCCGCTCGACTACGTTAAAGCCGTAGAAGCAGCGTACAACCGAGAAGAAAGCCAAGCAGCTAAAGATGCGATGGCACAAATCCTTATTAACTCTAGAATGTCAGCTGAAGGGAAACGTCCTTTGTGTCAAGACACCGGTATTGTGACCTGCTTTGTAAAAGTAGGCATGGGTGTGACTTGGGATAAAACCGACATGACCGTTCAACAGATGGTTGATGAAGGCACTCGCCGCGCTTATCTAAATCCAGATAACCCATTACGCGCATCTATCGTTGCCGACCCCGCAGGCGCACGAACCAACACCAAAGACAACACACCGTCAGTTGTGCACATTGATATGGTGCCCGGTGAAAAAGTTGAAGTAATGATTGCGGCGAAAGGCGGCGGCTCAGAAAACAAATCTAAAATGGTAATGTTAAACCCCAGCGATAATATTGCTGATTGGGTAGTTAAAACGTTACCAACGATGGGGGCGGGCTGGTGTCCACCTGGAATGCTAGGTATAGGTATTGGCGGTACAGCGGAAAAAGCAGCTGTACTTGCGAAAGAAAGCCTAATGGATCCGGTTGATATCCAAGAGCTTATTGCTCGCGGCCCAGAGACCACAGATGAAAAGCTACGTGTTGAAATTTTCGAACGCGTGAATCAGTTGGGTATTGGTGCACAAGGCCTAGGTGGATTAACTACCGTAGTAGACGTTAAAATTATGTCTTTGCCTACCCATGCGGCATCTAAGCCAGTGGCGATGATCCCTAACTGTGCAGCAACCCGACATGCACATTTTCATTTAGATGGCTCAGGTCCAGCTGAACTTACGCCACCTAAATTAGAAGATTGGCCTGAGGTAACGTGGGAAGTGAGTGAAAACACCCGTCGCGTTAACCTTAATGATGTTACCAAAGAAGACATTCAAGACTGGAAAGTGGGCGAAACCGTACTCCTTTCTGGAAAAATGTTGACTGGCCGTGATGCGGCGCACAAGCGTATTCAAACTATGCTTGATAACGGTGAAGGATTACCAGAAGGCGTAGATTTAACCAATCGCTTTATTTATTACGTAGGCCCTGTTGATGCAGTTGGCGACGAAGTAGTAGGCCCAGCCGGTCCAACGACTGCCACTCGTATGGATAAATTCACTGACATGATGTTAGAGAAAACTGGCCTAATTGGTATGATTGGCAAAGCAGAGCGTGGGCCTGCAACGGTTAAATCTATTGCAAAGCATCAGTCAGTTTATTTAATGGCCGTAGGTGGTGCAGCGTACTTGGTTTCTAAAGCTATCAAGAAGTCACGGGTAGTAGCGTTTGAAGATTTAGGTATGGAAGCCATTTACGAATTTGACGTAGAAGATATGCCAGTTACCGTAGCAGTGGACAGCACGGGCGCTAATGCGCACGAAACTGGGCCTGCTATTTGGAAAGCAAAAATTGAAGATTTAGATAAAGCATTATCCAAGTAATCATATATTTGTGATTAAAACAGGTGCCAATGGCACCTGTTTTTGTTTATAGTGCTGTATAAATTAACAGTGCGTGTGTTTTTATGTATTCCTTATCTGATTTTCCCCCCCAATATTTGAATGCTGGCCTTTTATTACTGGCGTTAATTTTTCTTGTTTTGCTAATAGTGACCCGTAGAACATTGAATCAGGCTCGCGATCAAATGGCTGAAAAAAGTGATGCGTTACTTGTTCTGCAGCAAGCCTCAAACGAAACCCAAGAACGTATGGGCATGCTGGTTGAAAAATCACGTCAGTATGAGCAGCTATTAGCTGAGAAACTACAACTTGGTGAATCCTTGAGCGTCCTGCAAAAAGAGTACAGTAAGTTGCAAGCGCAATACGAAGCGCAAAAAGCGAGGCTGGATGCGCTTATGCAGAATCATGAGGAAAAGCTTGCGTTAATGCATTCGTCTGAACAACGTTTACAAACCCAGTTTGAAAACTTAGCGAACAAAATTTTTGATGAGAAAAGCGCAACCTATCAAACCCAAAGTAAACATAATATTGAAGCGGTATTAGCGCCGTTTAAATCTCAATTGGATGGGTTCAAACAACAAATTTCAGAACAACACATTCGTGAAGGGCAAGAACGAGCATCGCTAAAAACGGAAATTTTAAGTTTAAAGGCGTTAAATCAGCGTATAACCGAAGAAGCCTCTGCATTAACTAACGCACTTAAAGGCGATAACAAAAAACAAGGTAATTGGGGCGAGGTTATTTTAGAGCGCATACTCAAAGAATCAGGGCTTCGCGAAGGTCATGAATTTGAAACCCAGGTATCGGCGCAATCTGAACAGGGTAGGCGGTTGCAACCTGATGTTGTGGTGCATTTACCCAACGACAAAGATGTGATTATCGATTCGAAAGTAAGCTTAGCGGCGTATGAGCAATATTTTAACTGTGACGACGACACCAGCCGCAAACAATATCTAAGTGCACACGTGGCTTCAATAAAAGGCCATATTAAAGGGCTGGGAGCTAAAGAATATCAATCCCTTAAAGGGCTGCGAACATTAGATTATGTTCTACTCTTTATTCCTATTGAGCCTGCGTTCTTGTTAGCGATTGAAGAAGAGCCTGACCTTGTTTCTCTCGCGCTTAATCATAATATTATGTTGGTTAGCCCTACGAACTTGCTTGTGGCGCTTCGTACCATCAACAATATTTGGCAATACGAATACCAAAATCAAAACGCGCAGCTCATCGCAGAACAAGCAGGAAAGCTTTACGATAAATTTGTCGGCTTTGTATCTGATATAGAAAAGATTGGTAAAGCACTAGATAGCGCCCATGGCAGTTACGATGCCGCAATGAATAAGCTTTCAAGTGGGCGAGGAAATTTAGTGCGGCAAGTTGAGAAGTTCAGAGAAATGGGCGTGCAGCCTAACAAGCGATTAGACGACACATTAACAAGATTGTCAGATGAAGAATAATGAAATCGCGTAGGTGAGGTAGCATTAACGTTAGGTAGGGTAACTTACTGATACTGCAGATATAAAAAAGGCCGCTTAACAGCGGCCTTTTACGTTTAAGTAATATCTAAGCGATATCGCTTATTTCATTTTACGTCTACGTAGATACACAACTGGAACAAGTAGCAATGCTAACCAACCCATTGAACCACCGCTCTTATCAGTAACGCTTACGGTTACTGTTTCTGTTGTTGTATTTAAACCATCAAATGCAACCACTTCAAACTGAACAGCAATGGTGGTGTTCGTATTAGGCGCTGTAGTCGTTAGACTTGAGCCTGAGATGTCATTGATAGTGAATGTAACGTCATCACCTTCTGGATCTGTTGCTGTAGCAGAAACAGTGATTGACTCACCTTCTTCAACCGTTAGCGGAGCAGTGATGTTGATAACAGGTGGTAAGTTATCTTTTATCGTTACATTGGCTGTTGCCATTGTAGTGTTACCGTTACTATCAGTCGCAGTAAGCTCAAGCACGATTAGCGTATCTTCAGTTACTTCTGGAGCAACTAAGATAGCTTCTTCTATGCCCGCACCTGCAATGATAGCTGCTGGCCCTTCAATTTGCTTCCAAGTAATGTCGACAGCGTCGCCATTAGGCTCTTCAACTAGACCAGGTAAGTTCAACTCCATTAATTCAACAACTTCCAGTGTTGCCACTGTCATGCCGTCAATAGTAACAACCGGAGGACCTTCAACTTGTAAACCTTCATAAGTTTCAGATACTGCAGATGATGCACCAGGGATGTTAGTTACTTCTGACATCGCCATCATTTGAATAGCACCACCAGCGTCATCAGCATTTACCATAACGGTGTAAGCTAATTGAGTAGGGCTGCTATCAACGTCGTCAAGATACATACAGATTTGCGTACCAGATGTAATTTCAGCATCAAAGTTTGCATCAAAGAAGTCTTGGCTGTAAGGCGTGTAGTAAGGAGCTTTACCCGTAGCGCCATCAATATCTTCGTAACCAATGGTCACAGGCAAGGAACTACCAAGGTCATGTGTCACATTATCGTATGAGAATACGATGTTTGGCTGACCTTCAGTTGGCTCATTGAAGAAAACAATTTGGTAATCTGCAATATCAGCGAAATCTTCGCTAAGACCCCAGAATCGCATGTTATCCCATTCAATGATGGTATAAGCAGCGCCTGCAGAAGCTACAGAAACACCTGTGCCATTAGCAACGTCAAATTCTTGGTCGCGCCATAGCGGAGCAATAACACCACTTGGATCTGCAACATCTGGAAGCCCTTGGTTCACCCATGGTGCAGTACCTAAGCTATTACCAACAGTAACAAAACCATCATCAGTGACTGTAACTGCATCATACATTGTGCCTAGGAAGTAAGCAGGAAGTGTATAAGTACCGTCTACTGTATCTCCATCTAATGTATCATCCTGTCCAATACCAAAACCGGCTAGGTCGATGTATCCACCGCCTTGACCAAAGTCAGGGTTAGCACAGAACGCATCAGTAGCATTAGTAGTAATTGCATAAGATGGAGTAGCACCAATTAGCGATTCTTGGGTAATAGACCAAGAAAGCGTATTTTCAGTGGCAACACCGTCGTGAGACAATGAACCTTCAACTAACGTAACGTTATCTGGTAGCGTTAGTGAAATTTCATAGTCACGGTCTTCCGTAGTAAAGTTTGGAAGTACGTTTACATAGAAAGTAGCTTCTTCACCCGGTAGTACACGCTCTTCAGACTCAGCAGTTACATAAACATCGTCTTCAGCACGAAGAATATCAACAGGAATAACGCCAAGGTTGTCAACGTTCTCAGCATCAGTGCCCATTGAAACGGCACCAATGTAGATGTCACCTTCAACCGCGTCGGTTAAATCCCAAGTAAAGCGTACGTCGAACTCAGTTAACTGAGGAATAGCTGAAGGAGCATCAATAGTTAACCCTTCACCTGGTTGGTTATCAACCATGGCATGCGCTAATACAAAGCTATCTTCAAAACCTTCTTCATCAGACGATGCAGCCCAGTTCTGTACAATTACCCAGTAGCTACCTGCTTCTGGCATTTCAACGCTTACATACTCTTCAGTTGCAGCAGTTGCGGCAATAGCAACTTCTTCATCTTCTTGAGGTATACCATCGGCATTTGAGTCGAACAATATACGTAAATCTAGATCTGGCGACGTAGTATCCATGGTTGCAGCTACTAAACGAAGTGTACCTTCAGGTACTTCAATTTGAGTAATATGCAAGCCATCTTCTAAATCATCTAGGTAATCGCTGTTGTCTGAATCTTGCGCAACCATACCTTCAACTTTGGTTGCTTTGGTTAGGCCGTAAGACGTAACCTGAAGATCAGTAATTTCAACTGCCATTACATCTTCAAGCAAGTACGAGTCTTGATTACGATGTACTTCAAAGTCGATTTCATCAGGTAAGTTACCGTTAGATGCAACAATTGAAACAGGAAGGTGCAAGTCAGGAGATGAACCAGACACTAAATTAATTTGACCGAAAGACCAAACGTCGCTTTCTGCGCGGAATGCATCAATCTCAA encodes:
- a CDS encoding CoA pyrophosphatase, which produces MNRADFLRQFHHLRQTHREPDYPLKSRGRPAAVLIPLMDYGNELTVLLTERAHHLRHHPGQISFPGGAVDEVDNSVFDAALREAREEIGMPSENVEIIGVLPNYRTVSGYQIAPVVGFVEPSFTPVIDPNEVESAFEVPLAHVLDRKNHLIHTARKGKRSSPIYFIPWNEHMIWGATAAILRNLSHHIHP
- the pabB gene encoding aminodeoxychorismate synthase component I; this encodes MPATSLITITPISTSPSLCLVDIFERVAHRTGAILLDTCGSTKSNGRYNVMVWEPSATVTAKHGEAALVQLAGDEAFATDLLPFEAVTHYLHGSVANLEVDEPSQSLANQLPFIVGVAGFAGYDAGRYYEKLPAKAAQTYTTPDFSVGLYLSSLIEDTVTGTLYFCSAKGETTPPDFITQPSSDTDFTDGADDTNQACLTSINDEKVQGEDDTKTSFSLTSEWKSNLTKEAYIDCIERIHDYLKAGDCYQVNMAQRFSATYTGDCWQAYRALRESNQAPFSAFIQLKNSTILSISPERFISVKQGVVETKPIKGTRPRFSDEAEDARSAQSLLTASKDRAENLMIVDLLRNDLSKHCKPHSVKVPELFALESYEAVHHLVSTVVGELNDDATPLDLLASSFPGGSITGAPKIRAMEIIDELEVHRRNIYCGSIFYMGFREDMDSSICIRTLLGENNQLHCWAGGGIVLDSVANDEYKETLDKVSKILPVLTSHFGAGREQS
- a CDS encoding fumarate hydratase, which codes for MTVIRQQDFIDSIEDSLQFISYYHPLDYVKAVEAAYNREESQAAKDAMAQILINSRMSAEGKRPLCQDTGIVTCFVKVGMGVTWDKTDMTVQQMVDEGTRRAYLNPDNPLRASIVADPAGARTNTKDNTPSVVHIDMVPGEKVEVMIAAKGGGSENKSKMVMLNPSDNIADWVVKTLPTMGAGWCPPGMLGIGIGGTAEKAAVLAKESLMDPVDIQELIARGPETTDEKLRVEIFERVNQLGIGAQGLGGLTTVVDVKIMSLPTHAASKPVAMIPNCAATRHAHFHLDGSGPAELTPPKLEDWPEVTWEVSENTRRVNLNDVTKEDIQDWKVGETVLLSGKMLTGRDAAHKRIQTMLDNGEGLPEGVDLTNRFIYYVGPVDAVGDEVVGPAGPTTATRMDKFTDMMLEKTGLIGMIGKAERGPATVKSIAKHQSVYLMAVGGAAYLVSKAIKKSRVVAFEDLGMEAIYEFDVEDMPVTVAVDSTGANAHETGPAIWKAKIEDLDKALSK
- the rmuC gene encoding DNA recombination protein RmuC produces the protein MAEKSDALLVLQQASNETQERMGMLVEKSRQYEQLLAEKLQLGESLSVLQKEYSKLQAQYEAQKARLDALMQNHEEKLALMHSSEQRLQTQFENLANKIFDEKSATYQTQSKHNIEAVLAPFKSQLDGFKQQISEQHIREGQERASLKTEILSLKALNQRITEEASALTNALKGDNKKQGNWGEVILERILKESGLREGHEFETQVSAQSEQGRRLQPDVVVHLPNDKDVIIDSKVSLAAYEQYFNCDDDTSRKQYLSAHVASIKGHIKGLGAKEYQSLKGLRTLDYVLLFIPIEPAFLLAIEEEPDLVSLALNHNIMLVSPTNLLVALRTINNIWQYEYQNQNAQLIAEQAGKLYDKFVGFVSDIEKIGKALDSAHGSYDAAMNKLSSGRGNLVRQVEKFREMGVQPNKRLDDTLTRLSDEE
- a CDS encoding S8 family serine peptidase — translated: MNNKVTLAVSAALMSMSMHSAAELSSATESFSVTADQLKAVKATSINKYKNTKTVSTPKTLYTAEKGLENKDYIYFVHLSDDAVASYDGGVEGLEATNPQLKKVVSVTRSKSTASKRLDASLPEVKAYASYLEKKQAEVIAKAESAVGSLETIAEYKYALNAIAVKASPAEAEAIARLPGVKNVERDEMYQLDTDTGPILIGAPAVWDGTANESGVGRQGEGIVVAVLDTGINSDHPSFADVGGDGYDHTNPLGADVYLGECAVEAEVRCNDKLIGIYSYPSISDVYADATIFPQNGTIRFGEDYNGHGSHTASTAAGNVLVDVAEVTAEFDVNASDGVATGFTFGQISGVAPHSNIISYQVCQPGNTGDTYAGCTGAAMAAAVDDAVESGIVDVINFSISGGGYPWSGSLNAAWLNARNAGIFIAQSAGNSGPDPETTEKHAPWITVVAASTHGRSVEYDKSISFTGGATELGAIDGKSNSGAVTASIVYAGDYTNANDPDGDPAQCLQPFPEDTFAGEIVVCDRGEIARVAKASNVASGGAAGFVLANLADGATSVNNDAYIIPGIHVDATNGDMLRSWLAEGEGHTASITASQGILTVDDDAADIMADFSSRGPNTSISTLTPSVTAPGVSIYAAYSDEQYGQDSTGSAPADYAYLQGTSMSGPHVAGAAALVRHEKPSWTPDQVRSALMMTATTDVLKEDGVTAADWFDMGAGRIEVDLAVQSGLVMDETDANYASADPALGGEPRTLNLPSVTDDNCVGSCTWTRTVTATKDGSWSVDGMGISDGIEITVTPATFDLTAGQSQELTIEIDAFRAESDVWSFGQINLVSGSSPDLHLPVSIVASNGNLPDEIDFEVHRNQDSYLLEDVMAVEITDLQVTSYGLTKATKVEGMVAQDSDNSDYLDDLEDGLHITQIEVPEGTLRLVAATMDTTSPDLDLRILFDSNADGIPQEDEEVAIAATAATEEYVSVEMPEAGSYWVIVQNWAASSDEEGFEDSFVLAHAMVDNQPGEGLTIDAPSAIPQLTEFDVRFTWDLTDAVEGDIYIGAVSMGTDAENVDNLGVIPVDILRAEDDVYVTAESEERVLPGEEATFYVNVLPNFTTEDRDYEISLTLPDNVTLVEGSLSHDGVATENTLSWSITQESLIGATPSYAITTNATDAFCANPDFGQGGGYIDLAGFGIGQDDTLDGDTVDGTYTLPAYFLGTMYDAVTVTDDGFVTVGNSLGTAPWVNQGLPDVADPSGVIAPLWRDQEFDVANGTGVSVASAGAAYTIIEWDNMRFWGLSEDFADIADYQIVFFNEPTEGQPNIVFSYDNVTHDLGSSLPVTIGYEDIDGATGKAPYYTPYSQDFFDANFDAEITSGTQICMYLDDVDSSPTQLAYTVMVNADDAGGAIQMMAMSEVTNIPGASSAVSETYEGLQVEGPPVVTIDGMTVATLEVVELMELNLPGLVEEPNGDAVDITWKQIEGPAAIIAGAGIEEAILVAPEVTEDTLIVLELTATDSNGNTTMATANVTIKDNLPPVINITAPLTVEEGESITVSATATDPEGDDVTFTINDISGSSLTTTAPNTNTTIAVQFEVVAFDGLNTTTETVTVSVTDKSGGSMGWLALLLVPVVYLRRRKMK